A single region of the Solwaraspora sp. WMMD791 genome encodes:
- a CDS encoding DivIVA domain-containing protein, with amino-acid sequence MRNLLHRIFSRPRRRLHHVIEPQPAGRPRNAGVFRRPPLRPRIYPSQVRDRRFREVRRGLDPDEVYAFLHYVAEDLTALRDDLRRTDDENLRIKRALREWQSAQTRMYA; translated from the coding sequence ATGCGCAACCTTCTCCACCGGATCTTCAGTCGACCCCGCCGCCGCCTCCACCACGTCATCGAGCCGCAGCCGGCCGGGCGGCCCCGCAACGCCGGGGTGTTCCGCCGCCCGCCGCTGCGGCCCCGGATCTACCCCAGCCAGGTCCGCGACCGCCGGTTCCGCGAGGTCCGCCGTGGTCTCGACCCGGACGAGGTGTACGCCTTCCTGCACTACGTCGCCGAGGACCTGACCGCCCTGCGGGACGATCTGCGGCGCACCGACGACGAGAACCTGCGGATCAAGCGTGCGCTGCGCGAATGGCAGTCGGCCCAGACCCGGATGTACGCATGA
- a CDS encoding DUF742 domain-containing protein has translation MTHDVWDGDDDSEAGRLVPLYILVNGRTSPRNTNLDLATQVVALPADLSRLEPEYREIVERCSTWMSIAEIGAYLHHPLTITKVMVDVLLEQGYLDIGTPAQQKIADRDLLATVLAGLQRL, from the coding sequence ATGACACACGACGTGTGGGACGGCGACGACGACTCGGAGGCGGGCCGACTGGTCCCGCTCTACATCCTGGTCAACGGGCGGACCAGCCCACGCAACACCAACCTCGACCTGGCCACCCAGGTGGTGGCGCTGCCCGCCGACCTGTCGCGGCTGGAACCGGAGTACCGGGAGATCGTCGAGCGCTGCTCGACCTGGATGTCGATCGCCGAGATCGGCGCCTACCTGCACCACCCGCTCACCATCACCAAGGTGATGGTCGACGTGCTGCTCGAGCAGGGCTACCTGGACATCGGTACGCCGGCCCAGCAGAAGATCGCCGACCGTGACCTGCTGGCGACCGTGCTCGCGGGCCTTCAGCGACTGTAG
- a CDS encoding winged helix-turn-helix domain-containing protein — MPAKPDYLRVADKIMADIRSGKYPPGSKLPSIAQFCEIYTVSSSTMQLVNVRLEALAVIRRHQGKGIFATDPATWMRKP, encoded by the coding sequence ATGCCTGCCAAGCCCGATTACCTGCGGGTCGCCGACAAGATCATGGCCGACATCCGCTCAGGTAAGTACCCGCCCGGCAGCAAGTTGCCGTCGATCGCCCAGTTCTGCGAGATCTACACGGTCAGTTCGTCCACCATGCAGCTGGTAAACGTCCGACTCGAAGCCCTTGCGGTGATCCGTCGCCACCAGGGCAAGGGAATCTTCGCCACCGATCCGGCGACGTGGATGCGCAAGCCGTAG
- a CDS encoding roadblock/LC7 domain-containing protein gives MTNSHPQNDLTWMLDDLVGVPDVLYAVVLSTDGLIIQKSTSLPQDQAELLAAGASSLHSVAAGVSRRFDSGPVHQVIVEYRGQSLFIAAAGHNARLAVLCEQSVDMGTVAYEMSRLVTRIGEYLSTDPRTAVTQINGNPGPGR, from the coding sequence GTGACCAACTCTCACCCGCAGAACGACCTGACCTGGATGTTGGACGACCTCGTCGGGGTCCCTGACGTCCTGTACGCGGTGGTCCTGTCCACCGACGGTCTGATCATCCAGAAGTCCACATCGCTGCCGCAGGACCAGGCCGAACTGCTCGCCGCCGGGGCGTCGTCGCTGCACAGCGTCGCCGCCGGGGTCAGTCGCCGGTTCGACAGCGGCCCGGTGCACCAGGTCATCGTCGAGTACCGGGGGCAGAGCCTGTTCATCGCCGCCGCCGGGCACAACGCCCGGCTCGCCGTCCTGTGCGAGCAGAGCGTCGACATGGGCACCGTCGCGTACGAGATGAGTCGGCTGGTCACCCGCATCGGTGAGTACCTGAGCACCGATCCACGGACCGCGGTGACGCAGATCAACGGCAATCCCGGGCCGGGCCGATGA
- a CDS encoding nitrate- and nitrite sensing domain-containing protein, whose amino-acid sequence MARTQADGQQPKKSRRGNDRQQSIKRRVIRLVLIPGVAALALWLAASGYLVFQGFYNRQVAVGVREVSIPAVPALASIQEERRLGIAYLAQSDNDLQELLDQRRQTDEQLAALRAVAEGSLAAAPDSIVNQWNTLTGYLDQLPSIRTTIDSRSASGQEAYEFYNGLLDAATEMFDIQARIVPDVTAAQGGIAATEAFLSSDLMSRAGSLGDEAFSSRSFTEQEHLAFVQLVGAYRATLAAVSPHLRPDAQQRYEEIVASDAWQRLQAAENELIAAGAWGNSVPGGLGVDRTQWAELTAQVSADLVDLVIVQADSVSAQTLRTGNNQLLLALLGSLLALAVAVAATVWAVRQSQVLVDQALSLRLAQLGQDASAMVDERLPAVMDRLRRREQVDLSAELATKDYGADEIGQVAQVINRSLQAAAAAAVNEAQTRTSSITMLMGVARRPQRPLQRGLRVIEDLQGRIGDEKLLGELFDINHQLTQTRRFLENLVILAGGQIGRRFKNPVPVRRVLLAAFAESQHYQRITLRKAADLAVHGHAVAGTIHLLAELLDNALAFSPPETMVWVTCNEVKHGLAVEIEDAGMGMRGEALDRANDLLATAPTPDVMALRDGAQVGLHVVAELAKRDGIQVSLRTSAYGGLLAIVLLPERLLAGRTDDRTGRDLEQERLVPAMAGAVARPNALRHHPRAAANTATTTTTAPAQASATTTAPAHPQTPAHPQAPSATPVPTTVGTTGAAATNAVATAAAPGSTVGPAPVIPGPASTAGSAPVGGGTVYERRSTGDVAGHPYRTGDPADYRRNGAAQVEWRLDPEPAESDPAAADGTPVTGTPPSAPPARPPLPHRQPQQHIAPELRDEIAADGDPGAAATPMRSPEEARNRFSRYQRAWSAGQAAASDDAAANDAPATNDDQGRNA is encoded by the coding sequence TTGGCACGCACACAGGCCGACGGCCAGCAGCCGAAGAAGTCCCGACGCGGCAACGACCGTCAGCAGTCGATCAAGCGCAGGGTCATCCGGCTGGTCCTCATCCCCGGCGTGGCCGCCCTGGCGCTCTGGCTCGCCGCCTCCGGCTACCTGGTCTTCCAGGGTTTCTACAACCGACAGGTCGCCGTCGGCGTCCGCGAGGTGTCGATCCCGGCGGTCCCGGCGCTGGCCTCCATCCAGGAGGAGCGCCGCCTCGGCATCGCCTACCTGGCCCAGTCCGACAACGACCTGCAGGAACTGCTCGACCAGCGGCGGCAGACCGACGAGCAGCTGGCCGCGCTACGGGCGGTCGCCGAAGGCTCCCTCGCCGCCGCCCCCGACTCGATCGTCAACCAGTGGAACACCCTGACCGGGTACCTGGACCAGCTGCCCAGCATCCGGACCACCATCGACTCCCGGTCGGCCAGTGGCCAGGAGGCGTACGAGTTCTACAACGGCCTGCTCGACGCCGCGACCGAGATGTTCGACATCCAGGCCCGGATCGTGCCCGACGTGACCGCCGCCCAGGGTGGTATCGCCGCCACCGAGGCGTTCCTCTCCAGCGACCTCATGTCGCGGGCCGGCTCCCTCGGCGACGAGGCGTTCAGCTCCCGGTCCTTCACCGAGCAGGAACATCTCGCCTTTGTCCAGCTGGTCGGTGCCTACCGGGCCACCTTGGCCGCCGTCTCCCCGCACCTGCGCCCCGACGCCCAGCAGCGCTACGAGGAGATCGTCGCCAGCGACGCCTGGCAGCGGCTGCAGGCCGCCGAGAACGAGCTGATCGCCGCCGGTGCCTGGGGCAACTCGGTCCCCGGCGGGCTCGGCGTCGACCGTACGCAGTGGGCCGAACTCACCGCGCAGGTCTCCGCCGACCTGGTCGACCTGGTCATCGTGCAGGCCGACTCGGTCTCCGCGCAGACCCTGCGTACCGGTAACAACCAGCTGCTGCTGGCGCTGCTCGGCAGTCTCCTCGCGCTGGCCGTCGCGGTCGCCGCGACCGTCTGGGCGGTCCGGCAGTCGCAGGTCCTCGTCGACCAGGCGCTGTCGCTGCGCCTGGCACAGCTCGGCCAGGACGCCTCCGCGATGGTCGACGAGCGGCTGCCGGCCGTCATGGACCGGCTGCGCCGCCGCGAACAGGTCGACCTCTCCGCCGAGCTTGCCACCAAGGACTACGGCGCCGACGAGATCGGCCAGGTGGCTCAGGTCATCAACCGGTCGCTGCAGGCGGCGGCGGCTGCGGCCGTCAACGAGGCACAGACCCGTACGTCGAGTATCACCATGCTGATGGGCGTCGCCCGGCGCCCGCAGCGGCCACTGCAGCGCGGTCTGCGGGTCATCGAGGACCTGCAAGGTCGCATCGGTGACGAGAAGCTGCTGGGCGAGCTGTTCGACATCAACCACCAGCTCACCCAGACCCGGCGCTTCCTGGAAAACCTGGTCATTCTCGCCGGTGGGCAGATCGGCCGCCGGTTCAAGAACCCCGTCCCGGTCCGCCGGGTGCTGCTGGCCGCCTTCGCCGAGTCGCAGCACTACCAGCGGATCACCCTGCGCAAGGCCGCCGACCTGGCGGTGCACGGGCACGCCGTCGCCGGCACCATCCACCTGCTCGCCGAGCTGCTGGACAACGCGCTGGCCTTCTCGCCGCCGGAGACGATGGTCTGGGTGACCTGCAACGAGGTCAAGCACGGCCTTGCGGTGGAGATCGAGGACGCCGGCATGGGGATGCGCGGCGAGGCGCTGGACCGGGCCAACGACCTGCTCGCCACCGCGCCGACCCCGGACGTGATGGCGCTGCGCGACGGTGCCCAGGTCGGTCTGCACGTCGTCGCCGAGCTGGCCAAGCGGGACGGCATCCAGGTCAGCCTGCGGACCTCGGCGTACGGCGGCCTGCTGGCGATCGTGCTGCTGCCGGAACGGCTGCTCGCCGGCCGCACCGACGACCGGACCGGCCGGGACCTGGAGCAGGAACGGCTCGTCCCGGCGATGGCCGGGGCGGTGGCCCGCCCGAACGCGCTGCGGCACCACCCCCGGGCCGCCGCCAACACCGCGACCACGACCACGACGGCACCCGCGCAGGCATCGGCGACCACGACCGCGCCGGCACATCCGCAGACGCCGGCACACCCGCAGGCACCCTCGGCCACACCGGTTCCGACGACCGTCGGGACGACCGGGGCAGCGGCCACGAACGCCGTCGCGACCGCGGCGGCGCCCGGCAGCACCGTCGGGCCGGCCCCGGTGATCCCCGGACCGGCGTCGACGGCCGGCTCCGCCCCGGTGGGCGGCGGCACGGTGTACGAACGACGGAGCACAGGCGACGTGGCAGGACATCCGTACCGTACCGGCGACCCGGCCGACTACCGGCGCAACGGGGCCGCCCAGGTGGAGTGGCGGCTCGACCCGGAGCCGGCCGAGTCGGACCCGGCCGCCGCCGACGGCACCCCGGTCACCGGTACGCCGCCGTCCGCCCCGCCGGCCCGGCCGCCGCTGCCGCACCGCCAACCGCAGCAGCACATCGCGCCGGAGCTGCGCGACGAGATCGCGGCGGACGGTGACCCTGGTGCGGCCGCCACACCGATGCGCTCCCCGGAGGAGGCCAGAAACCGATTCAGCCGGTACCAGCGGGCCTGGAGCGCCGGTCAGGCGGCAGCCAGCGACGACGCGGCGGCCAACGACGCCCCGGCAACTAATGATGATCAAGGCAGGAACGCGTGA
- a CDS encoding ATP/GTP-binding protein produces MDRKSVKVVVAGGFGTGKTTMVGSVSEIPPLTTEEVLTEASIGVDDVTGIEDKTSTTVALDFGRITIAEDVVLYLFGTPGQDRFWFIWDELAQGAIGAVVLVDTRRLDSSFAAIDYFERRGIPFVAAVNQFFGECLYTEEEIRGALELDPAVPLLWTDARDRASCKETLIELVKHAMRRLPVAS; encoded by the coding sequence GTGGATCGCAAATCGGTCAAGGTCGTGGTCGCTGGCGGATTCGGCACGGGCAAGACCACCATGGTCGGCTCGGTCAGCGAGATTCCGCCGCTGACCACCGAGGAGGTGCTGACCGAGGCCAGCATCGGCGTCGACGACGTCACCGGCATCGAGGACAAGACCAGCACCACCGTCGCCCTCGACTTCGGCCGGATCACCATCGCCGAGGACGTCGTGCTCTACCTGTTCGGCACCCCCGGGCAGGACCGCTTCTGGTTCATCTGGGACGAGCTGGCCCAGGGGGCGATCGGTGCCGTGGTGCTGGTCGACACCCGTCGGCTGGACAGCAGCTTCGCCGCCATCGACTACTTCGAGCGACGCGGCATCCCGTTCGTGGCCGCGGTCAACCAGTTCTTCGGTGAGTGCCTCTACACCGAGGAGGAGATTCGGGGCGCGCTGGAGCTGGATCCGGCCGTACCGCTGCTGTGGACCGACGCCCGGGACCGGGCCTCCTGCAAGGAGACCCTGATCGAGCTGGTCAAGCACGCGATGCGCCGGCTGCCGGTGGCCAGCTGA